Within Corvus moneduloides isolate bCorMon1 chromosome 23, bCorMon1.pri, whole genome shotgun sequence, the genomic segment ctgggagaactgggagtGTTTTCCTCCTATGCCTTTGCTCCTCTCTCACTGATTGTGCCCCTCAGTGCAGTGTCTGTTGTGGGTAAGGAGGAGAGAATCTGAGTGTGTTCCAGTGGGAGATTCCTGACTCCATAATTCactgtttctctctccttttctttttttttcatagctaGTGCAATCATAGGAATTATatttatcaaagaaaaatggaagcCCAAGGAATTTTTGAGTAAGTGTCacagtttctttcatttttcctgtgtttacaATTCAACACTCATAGCATGGCCTCTCAGGAATTATAATTACAGGCATGGCAAGGTTTCATTAGCACCTCTTGGAAGAAATGTATCATCTCATCCACTGTTTATTACaaatggatattttttcctggcttGTGCCAAATCCCCTGAACCTCACAGAATTTAGAATTGGGCTgaagctgcagccctgcttcTGCAGTAGCACAGGCACAAGGGAATGAGCTGAATTCCATAAACGTGGAGGTGTTTGCAGAGGTGGGAAAAGGGCTgtgggcagtgccaggcaggaTCAGCCCCAGACACAGATCCTGTAGCTTTATTTACTTAGCAGATGCCACCTGGTACCAACTTTGTCTGAGCTTCCACACCCCCACTGCCCCTGGTGGCTGCAATATTTTGGAAGTGGGGCAGGAAGAGCACCCCAGAGTCCCCCAGAGGAACATCCACGACATCACTGGTGGTCCTGTGGGATTCATTCATTCATGCCATGCTCCCCACTGCCTCACTAACCCTGTCCtctcctgttcctgtgcctgCCCAAGGGCGCTACGTGCTGTCCTTCGTAGGCTGTGGCCTGGCAATTGTTGGCACTTACCTGCTGGTGACATTTGGACCCAACAGCCACGAGAAGATGACAGCAGAAAACATCACCAGGCATTTAGTGAGCTGGCCATTCCTGCTGTACATGGTGAGGGGGCCAGGGAGGGTGGGGTGATTTTCTTCTGGGGGGGGGGCGGACTTCCATTTCcagcattatttttccttctggttgTTACCAATGTTCCTTGTGTTCACTCAGGAACctctgccagcttttccaggtgTCAGACACATGAACAGCTCCTTCTCTTTATCTGAGTTCTGTAGGACTAAATAACTGAAAATTGACTGTGCCTGAATCTGGGCTTTTGCCATGCTGACTTTCTCTGGAGCCATGAATCTCCTACAGAAAATCCCCTgaaatttgtgttttaatgaaGACAATCTTGGCCATTTTTCCAGGGATCACTTGTGGAACCCCACTGCAGAAAGCAGGCTGAGATCTCTGCTGTGAATGTTCAGGCAGCACCATTTGATTTGCTGCTTTACCAGAAATCCAACACCAAAAGTGCCCCACATTTCCTGTTCTGCAACAAGCTGCTGAATATCTCCTGTAACTGGAATCTAAGATGATGCTGAATTTGGTCTATAATTGTGTGGGATCCCCATTTTCCTTTGATTTCCCCTGTTCTAATGTTTGATTGGCTCAGAACCTCATTTACTGCCAACCCTATGTGCTCTGCATTTCTAatattctcatttctcttttttgtagCTTGTGGAGATCATTGTTTTCTGTCTGCTCCTGTATTTTTACAAGGAGAGAAATGCAAACTACATTGTCATTATTCTTCTGCTGGTGGCTTTGCTGGGTAAGTTGATATGGACTTGTAAGAACTTTAAACAGTAAATGGAGGCATCTACGGCATGCAGGGGATTATATTGATTTAATTAATGCCATGAAATGCACTAATTTCCCCCAGAAATGTTCCTGAAGCTGATGTTTAGGATCTCTGCAAAACAATTAAGGCTTGTTCTCCATCAGACAAATAATCTGCCAAGCACAGAAAGTGCAGGTTAATTTATTAGTGTTCTTAATTTTAATCTGGGCACACAGAGGGTGGCATTCAGTGGGTAAGGAGGGCTGAGCCAGTGGGTGAAAGAGAGGATTTGACCTACAAGAGTAATTTGGCTCTGGGGAGATTTGCCATGTGATTAAAGAAATGAGGAATCCTCTGCCACCCCAGCTTGTCCCTGTTAAACTGAGTCCCAGATGGTTCTGATATCCCACAGTCAGATCCTGCAGTGACTCTGGATTGacacatttaatatttttttttaatctagaaaCTGTAAtcaattaaacttttaaaaggaTGAGTAATGGCAAGTCTGCTGTGCTGAAATCTGTGTCACAGCCCTCAGTTTTTGCTGTTTAAGCACCTTCAGTTCCTGCAGtgtcttttcttttactcttttttgatttttttgagaTATTTGGGGCTGGGTTTCAGTGGTGCCTCAGAGGCTCCATGAATTACAAAGCAACTGCCCTAATTCTGAATGGCCCAACTttcaagaaagagaaaggaaagctcTTCCTGATTCTTGTTCTGGAGACTTCCTTGGCTTTTTTAACCAAACCGAATGGAAATCTCTATCCTCCCATCATGTGATTGCACAACACTCCTTAAACACTTAGAAAACCAGTAAATGCTCCCATTTCTGTAGACGTTGATAGAGAAGGGTTCAGTGATCCATTGGAGGTTGCTGTGGTGGGTTTGTTGGGAATAAAACAGGCAGAACTGGTGGAAAGCAGGCAGATTGCAtccctggcaggaggagggTCAGGTTTTTGTGGCTGTTGGGGTTGTTTGCAGCCTCCTGCAGGTGCCCCAGCTGAGTGTGGTGACCCCCCCAGGTTCCATGACTGTGGTGACAGTGAAGGCCGTGGCTGGGATGATCCTGGTGTCCATCCAGGGAACCCTGCAGCTGGACTCACCCATCTTCTACATCATGTTGGTGTGCATGATTGCCACAGCCATCTACCAGGCCACGTAAGAACTCCTCTCTTTGTCTGGaattctgtggggtttgggtCAGGAAGTGTTTGTTACCATGACAAAAATACCTATTAAAATTTAGGAGAATTATCCATTATTTCCTGTGACCTGTCCCAGGAGTCTGGGTGGTCTTTGTTTTTCCACAAAGTGACACTGCCAAGTGGTTTTAATGCCATCATTCCAGTATTTGCCAAACAATTTTAGGACTGAAATGGTGGCCAATCAAATGCAGTCTCTGTGCACTGGCTAAAAGCAAAGTGTTGTTGATAATGTGtctatttttaggttttttttccctttgtactTGCAATAACATAAAAAGCTGGTAGCAGCAGGGATAAAAGGCTTCTCAAAATATGAGGGACACTCTGGCCCTGAGGTTGGGGCAGTAATTTCAGTGCCTGCAGTAAGTGCAGCCATAAACCCTCTTCTGTCCTTTTTATTCATTCCaaggcttgctgctgctgctgttcagtgaGCAAAAGAATGAATTTCGTTAAATGTATGCATCACTTTTGAAAGGTGTTTCCAAAAAAAGGATCCTTCCCAATCAGCCCCTGTTGCCTGTGATTGTGTTGCAGGTTTTTAGCTCAAGCCTCCCAGCTCTATGACTCAGCTCAGATCTCCAGCATTGGCTACATCCTGTCCACCACAGCAGCAATCTCAGCAGGTAACTGCACAAACCTTTCTAAAAAATGGGCAAGAGATTTTGGAAAATAATCCTCCTGAAGAAGGTGAATACTCAGCAATACGATGACTTCAGTTTTCTTGTCGTCTGTTGTCTGCACTGgctttatttgggtttttttttcctttctaaaaatGTGAATTGTCCCATTAGACCGTGttaaaattttctgttcagTGCTGTCATTTTGTTTGAAGTGCAGGGGAATTTATGTTTGAGACTGTTCCTCATTCCATGTGTGTTTTTAGATGTTCAGATAAAACGTTTCCTTATCGAACTTACCTAGATTTTGTTAAAATGTGTGACCAATTTGCTTCCTCTGCTCAGAGGTGTTGGGATCTCTTCCTGACAATCTTCTTGTTGTATTTAGAgtgagcagctcccagctttacaggctcttttctttctggattTCTCCCACTTCAGCCCTTGCCCACGTGGAAAAGCTTTGTCTGCAGGAACAAAAAGGAGCATTTTCAAGCCCTGGGGCTCAGACCTGAGGAACAGCCTTTgagaggttttgttttcctcagacACAGGAGCAAAactggggaaaacaaacataaaaaaccccaagcccaaCACTCAAGAAATGCAtctgcctggcagtgctgtgtaaATAGCAATGCCCTGCCAGCTATAGAgggcaataaataaatacatcaatTACACAGAGCCTTTCAGTGCTCCTCTTCAGTGTCATCAATCTGGCCTGCTCCTTAATTGGTATTTATTTCCTGTCGTTTCCCAAGCCACAGGCTGCTCTCATATTCAGcagcttatttattttatttttatttttatcttttatttattttttaccttttttacatttttaaaaatgtaaagagcaggaggcagaatgtgtgtcctgctgccacccagCACACCGAGGACACTTCTCTTAGAGGTCTGaactgtttgttgttgtttggggtcAAGAGTTTGTATCTCTTTGTAGTTAAATCCAATTTGTTTCATCGTTCCAAAATAGTCCCTCCTGTTTATGCTGCACAGGTTCACTTGCATCTCTATTAGTGACACCAGCAGAACTATTTTGGTCATGAAACTCAAAAAGATTTGTCAATAATTTGTGTTCAAATAGAAATCAGGACACCTATTTTAAGATCATTAAATAAACAAAGGTGCTGCTTATAAAAATAGGAATCCTGGCTGACGTGGGTTCTGGAGGGATGTGCTGAAGGTGGAATTGGGAAGATGTaatgaattatttcctttccaagGAGCAACTTTTTACCTGGACTTCATGGGTGAAGATGTTCTCCACATTTGTATGTTTGCACTGGGGTAAGTGCTTCAGGTTTCCTTGACAGAAAACTGTTGCTTCATGTGactcaaattttaaaaatacaaatctgttttaaaaatatctctctGTGTGAGGGACAAACTGTCTTGGACAAAAGAACAGGCTGAGAGCACTTTGTCAGAGCAGAGAGTGGCTCTTAGAGCTCAGTGTTGTGTCTGGAAAAAATGATGTAACCCTCAGTAATGCACAATTTCACAACAATTAATCACTAAATCCTGGAGATCAGCTCGGGTGTTGAGCATATGGCTTGGTTTTCAAGATGCCTGCTCATGAATCTGGAAGAATTGTAAAATAACCCAAAGAAACCCTCTCTGGGGAACCTTATTTCAGATTTTGCACTTTCCCTGAACTGTGTCTGACTTCTGGAGTTTTTAGAGCATGGAGAAGGCACAATGCAGATCTGATCAGTAGAACATTTCCTGTGTAACTCAGTGTTTTGGTGTAATTAACTCTCCATAATCAGGGGAAATTCTCAAATGCCTTTTAGataagtactgaaaaaaaaccccaaacaattgGGAGATCATTGTTCTGAACTGCACCTTGCTCTGTAAAAATCCAGGTCCGTGGTTGTTGGGGTGTTTACAGGGAGCCTTTCAAAGGTCAGGCTGCTAAATCCTGGAATTCCATCAAAGAAAAACCAAATGTTGATATGCTTCCTTTCCCCTGCAGTTAGTCAaggttaattaattaattaatatgtCCCTGTGTTTTGATAGAGAAAAGGTGAAGTTGTGCTGGTTGCTGGGGGTGTTGCAGTGCTGGTCCAGGGGGCTCAGCTGAGACAGTGCCCTGGAATTCTGTCTTGGCAGTGCTTGAACTCCAGCTCTGGATTCTGTGTGGAGCAACATGGAATGTTCTGTGCTGGCCCTTGTCAGGGATCTCAGTGACGTTGTCTCCTCCCACAGGTGCCTCATAGCATTCCTGGGAGTCTTCCTGATCACCAGGAATAGGAAGAAGCCTGTCCCCTTTGAGCCCTACATCTCAATGGATGCCATGCCAGGTAACAGTAAAAATCCAGGGCTTCATCACTCTGTTAAAGGCTtgggctgcacagggagggcTCAGGCTTTGGCTCTGTTCAGAACTGGGTGGATCAGGCAGTTGTTATCTGGGAATATGAACTGATTTGAGCATATGCTCGGGATTGGGCTCGGTCCAGCAGGGAGAACTGATTTTGAGGGATGGCTGAGAAGTTCCAAAAGGTAGAGGAGCAAGAAATTTCCTTTGGGAAGCACAGCTAAAGTCTCTGGTGAGCTGTATAAAAGATCTGCAGCACTTGGTGGATAACTGAGAGCCATCCATCATTCACTTGAAGTTTATTTCTCAAtcagctgctccagtgctgaGCACAAACCCATCCCATCTTTGATTTAACACGAGGAGCTGATGAGCCTCAGAGACTTCTCATTTCCTGGCTGAACAGAGAGcaagaaaaatgcacttttgtCCCTAATCTGTGCCTCTGCTCTTGCAGGCATGCAGAACATGCACGACAAAGGGATTGCGGTGCAGCCTGACCTCAAAGCCTCTTTCTCCTACGGTGCCCTGGAGAACAACGACAGCATGCCAGAAATCTACACTCCAGCCACGCTGCCCATCGTGCAGGAGCAGCACGGATCCAAAGGAGTCTCTGCCCCTCCCTACAgggtgctggagcacagcaagAAGGAGTGAGTGACCTTCAAGGACTGATTTGAGTTGCCAGGAGTTTgacctttatttatttacctgtTCAAATAGAAGCAAGCATGAAGCTGACCTTGATAAGAGTTCCAAGCTCGTCTCGAGCTGAACTTTCCAGGCTGATTGTTAAAACAAACAACTCTTTCTAGTTGGGAAGTTGAAAGCGCCCATCTTGGCAGGAAGCAGATCCCAGTTCTGCTTGGAATTCTGCTGGCTGGGAGTGTGGAATGGTGAATGCAGCACCATGGAACTGATGAGAGAGGAGATGCTGTGGAAGAGAAGTGACTGTGCAGtttcagccctgctgggagTGGTTTTATCTCCAGACAAGTtttcaggagctgctcacaGAGAGAGGAGGGCAGGATTTAATCTTTCGTTTACAGGGACTGTGACAGATTTTCCAGGAAGGCTCTAAATCCTGGTGTGACCACGGAGCTCCCCTAACACGGCAATAAATGGAATTGTTTTGAAGCACCAACACTGGAACTTGCGGTGTGGTTAGAGCAGCAGAACTGGTGAGAGTGAACACTTCATCCCTTCAAACCACGAATTTTGGGCACTTCTGTACAACTGTTCTGGTGTTGAACATAAGCACAGAGGATGGGGGTTGTTTTTAGAGCACCACTGGATTATATGGCTTAGAACAAAgattattttccagttttctgatTTCATAGCAGGAGCTTCAAGGTGGATTAAATGGTGCAGAGGGAGCACTGTAAAGGATGAGGACATGGAGAAATGACAATGATGTGCCTGTATCTGGTGGGGAATTGATGTAATTTTGGACAAAGTCTTAATTCTTtgtcacatttatttattttcttcctgactGAGGCAGGATTCCCAACTTTAGTGGTCCCAAATACTGAGAGGTGGTGACGTTCCTTAGTTCAAAAGCTCAGTTTAGGTGATGTAAGCTGGggtgctctcttttttttttcttgtaaaaaatgaaa encodes:
- the NIPAL3 gene encoding NIPA-like protein 3, encoding MEGGNSPSLQLQQLPLATAAVSVQPHTDSFSYKENLIGALLAIFGHLVSSIALNLQKYSHIRLAGSKDARAYFKTKTWWSGFFLLVLGELGVFSSYAFAPLSLIVPLSAVSVVASAIIGIIFIKEKWKPKEFLRRYVLSFVGCGLAIVGTYLLVTFGPNSHEKMTAENITRHLVSWPFLLYMLVEIIVFCLLLYFYKERNANYIVIILLLVALLGSMTVVTVKAVAGMILVSIQGTLQLDSPIFYIMLVCMIATAIYQATFLAQASQLYDSAQISSIGYILSTTAAISAGATFYLDFMGEDVLHICMFALGCLIAFLGVFLITRNRKKPVPFEPYISMDAMPGMQNMHDKGIAVQPDLKASFSYGALENNDSMPEIYTPATLPIVQEQHGSKGVSAPPYRVLEHSKKE